The Danio rerio strain Tuebingen ecotype United States chromosome 10, GRCz12tu, whole genome shotgun sequence genome contains a region encoding:
- the LOC110440085 gene encoding uncharacterized protein, protein MSDNIYDDVISIGSQGTERVEMMVDIYESVDCVNYQGFRTNKPQPLQQTGSDSKRIRSSRATVCLGLLCVFQMIAIVLFCFYIYSNKTNNTQEMSQFLTNITNLTEEKSKILNKITNLTEEKSKMLNKITNLTEEKSKILNKITNLTEEKNKMLNKITNLTEEKSKMLNKITNLTEERNKILTNITNLTKERDQLQEKNKDEWFYYQSSFYFISSEEKSWSESRRYCSDRGADLIIVNNSEEQDILNKLSGRIAVWIGLTGSGKNRSWTWIDGTNMTTALWSHGEPNEAGGEICAVSHSSEWSDYKCHYSFQWICEKSSLKCH, encoded by the exons atgtctgataatatttatgatgatgtgatcagcattgggtCGCAGGGAACAGAGCGAGTGGAGATGATGGTGGATATCTATGAGAGTGTAGATTGTGTAAATTATCAGGGCTTTAGGACGAACAAACCACAACCACTTCAGCAAACAG GAAGTGATTCAAAGAGGATCAGAAGCTCCAGAGCTACAGTGTGTTTAGGACTGTTGTGTGTTTTTCAAATGATTGCCATAGTACTGTTTTGCTTCTACATCtattcaaacaaaacaaacaacacacaagAGATGAGCCAGTTTCTGACCAACATTACCAACCTCACAGAAGAGAAAAGCAAGATACTTAACAAGATTACCAACCTCACAGAAGAGAAAAGCAAGATGCTTAACAAGATTACCAACCTCACAGAAGAGAAAAGCAAGATACTTAACAAGATTACCAACCTCACAGAAGAGAAAAACAAGATGCTTAACAAGATTACCAACCTCACAGAAGAGAAAAGCAAGATGCTTAACAAGATTACCAACctcacagaagaaagaaacaagatACTGACCAACATTACCAATCTCACAAAAGAGAGAGACCAGCTACAGGAGAAAAATAAGG ATGAATGGTTTTACTATCAGTCCAGTTTTTACTTCATTTCCTCTGAAGAGAAGAGCTGGTCTGAGAGCAGAAGATACTGTTCAGACAGAGGAGCTGATCTGATCATTGTAAACAACAGTGAAGAACAA GATATTCTTAATAAATTGTCTGGTCGTATTGCTGTCTGGATTGGTCTCACTGGCAGTGGTAAAAATAGGAGTTGGACGTGGATCGATGGCACCAACATGACCACTGC GCTCTGGAGTCATGGAGAACCCAACGAAGCTGGAGGAGAGATCTGTGCTGTGTCTCATTCATCAGAATGGTCTGATTATAAGTGTCATTATTCTTTTCAATGGATCTGTGAGAAGAGctctttaaaatgtcattaa
- the LOC141376267 gene encoding uncharacterized protein, with product MSNNVYEDVLGIESGGRDSEHVEMMVDIYESADVISDLDFRTNTQQPLKQTGSGSLKTSPRRTPVCLVLLCFLLLTAVIVLSVYIYTNYTRETSITILTEEKDQLIINITSLLEERDQLLTNIVNITEERDQLLTNIVNITEERDQLLTNMVNITEERDQLLSNIVNITEERDQLLTNTVNITEERDQLLTRVKVFSSEKDQLEKRLSSEKDSLMKQRDQLQQEKNYLKFLYEQDGWFYYQSSFYFISSKEKSWSESRRYCTDRKADLTIINNREEQDFVKKTSGGALVWIGLTDSAEEGSWKWVDGTNMTTSFRFWRLFEPNGHRGENCAASHSSGWADYPCNAKFKWICEKIAF from the exons ATGTCTAATAATGTTTATGAAGATGTGTTGGGCATCGAGTCTGGGGGAAGGGACAGCGAGCATGTGGAGATGATGGTGGATATTTATGAAAGTGCAGACGTTATCAGTGATCTGGACTTCAGGacaaacacacaacaaccacTTAAACAAACAG GGAGTGGTTCATTAAAGACAAGTCCCAGACGAACTCCAGTGTGTTTGGTGCTGCTGTGTTTCCTTCTGCTGACTGCAGTCATAGTGCTGAGTGTCTACATCTACACAAACTACACACGAGAGACGAGTATTACTATTCTCACAGAAGAGAAAGACCAGCTAATAATCAACATAACCAGCCTCTTGGAAGAGAGAGACCAGCTACTAACTAACATTGTCAATATAACAGAAGAGAGAGATCAGCTACTAACTAACATTGTCAATATAACAGAAGAAAGAGATCAGCTACTAACTAACATGGTCAATATTACAGAAGAGAGAGATCAGCTACTATCTAACATTGTCAATATAACAGAAGAGAGAGACCAGCTACTAACTAACACTGTCAATATAACAGAAGAGAGAGATCAGCTACTAACTAGGGTCAAAGTTTTCAGTTCAGAGAAAGATCAGTTAGAGAAGAGATTATCATCTGAGAAGGATTCTTTAATGAAACAAAGAGATCAGTTACAGCAGGAGAAAAATTACCTGAAGTTTCTTTATGAACAGG ATGGATGGTTTTACTATCAGTCCAGTTTTTACTTCATTTCCTCTAAGGAGAAGAGCTGGTCTGAGAGCAGAAGATACTGTACAGACAGAAAAGCAGATCTGACCATTATAAACAACAGAGAGGAACAA gATTTTGTTAAGAAAACATCTGGTGGTGCTTTGGTCTGGATTGGTCTGACTGACAGCGCTGAAGAGGGCAGTTGGAAATGGGTTGATGGCACCAACATGACCACTAG TTTCAGGTTTTGGAGACTCTTTGAACCCAATGGACATAGAGGAGAGAATTGTGCTGCATCTCATTCTTCAGGATGGGCCGATTATCCATGTAATGCTAAATTTAAGTGGATCTGTGagaaaatagcattttaa